In one window of Streptomyces sp. FXJ1.172 DNA:
- a CDS encoding DeoR/GlpR family DNA-binding transcription regulator, producing the protein MYAPERQQEILRLARDGGRVDVLSLAEEFQVTAETIRRDLKALDRAGLVRRVHGGAIPVGRLDFEPDLAEREGTSADEKDRIAKAALTELPSEGTLVLDAGTTVARLAAAIPLEASLTVVTHSLPIAARLADHPGIQLHLVGGRVRHRTRAAVDAWALRAYGEIRADVLFVAANGFSAEHGLTTPDLAEAAVKRAAIAAARRVVLLADSSKHGQEHFARFGDLSDVDLLITDSGLSPEDSAAIERGGTEVVRA; encoded by the coding sequence ATGTACGCACCGGAACGGCAGCAGGAGATCCTCCGGCTCGCCCGTGACGGCGGCCGGGTGGACGTGCTGTCGCTCGCCGAGGAGTTCCAGGTCACGGCGGAAACGATCCGCCGCGATCTGAAGGCCCTCGACCGCGCCGGCCTGGTCCGCCGGGTGCACGGCGGTGCCATCCCGGTCGGCCGCCTCGACTTCGAACCGGACCTCGCCGAACGCGAGGGCACGTCCGCCGACGAGAAGGACCGCATCGCCAAAGCGGCCCTCACCGAGTTGCCGAGCGAGGGCACGCTGGTCCTCGACGCCGGTACGACGGTGGCGCGGCTGGCTGCCGCCATCCCGCTGGAGGCCTCCCTCACCGTCGTCACACACAGCCTGCCCATCGCCGCCCGCCTCGCCGACCACCCGGGCATCCAGCTCCATCTGGTCGGGGGGCGCGTACGGCACCGTACGCGCGCCGCCGTGGACGCCTGGGCGCTGCGCGCGTACGGCGAGATCCGGGCTGACGTGCTGTTCGTGGCGGCCAACGGCTTCTCCGCCGAGCACGGTCTGACCACTCCCGACCTCGCCGAGGCCGCGGTGAAGCGGGCCGCGATCGCGGCCGCCCGCCGCGTCGTGCTGCTGGCCGACTCCTCCAAGCACGGCCAGGAGCACTTCGCCCGCTTCGGCGACCTGAGCGACGTGGACCTGCTGATCACCGACAGCGGGCTGAGCCCCGAAGACTCCGCCGCCATCGAACGCGGCGGCACGGAAGTAGTGCGCGCATGA
- the pfkB gene encoding 1-phosphofructokinase gives MILTVTPNPSLDRTYEVPTLERGEVIRATGERMDPGGKGVNVSRAVAAAGRRTVAVLPLGGAPGALIADLLDAQGIEVAPVPVAGATRSNIALAEADGVLTKINAPGPELSAAEQELLLDTVRTQSHDADWIACCGSLPRGLAPSWYADVVTRAHAGGARIALDTSGRALLEALRARPDVVKPNAEELAEAVARPLATVGDALKAAEELRGMGARAVLASLGADGQLLVEDTGAWFARAHVETVRSNVGAGDSSLAGFLIAGGSGPEALASAVAHGAAAVQLPGSVMPTPADLDPTAVTVTAEIPLDRELTEPVS, from the coding sequence ATGATCCTCACCGTCACCCCCAACCCGTCCCTCGACCGCACCTACGAGGTCCCCACCCTGGAACGCGGCGAGGTCATCCGCGCCACCGGCGAACGCATGGACCCGGGTGGCAAGGGCGTGAACGTGTCGCGCGCCGTCGCGGCCGCCGGACGGCGCACGGTCGCCGTTCTGCCCCTGGGTGGTGCGCCGGGGGCGCTCATCGCCGATCTGCTCGACGCGCAGGGCATCGAGGTCGCGCCGGTCCCGGTCGCCGGAGCCACCCGCTCCAACATCGCGCTCGCGGAGGCCGACGGGGTGCTCACGAAGATCAACGCGCCGGGCCCGGAACTGTCCGCCGCGGAACAGGAACTCCTCCTGGACACGGTGCGCACCCAGTCGCACGACGCCGACTGGATCGCGTGCTGCGGCAGCCTGCCCCGGGGGCTCGCGCCCTCGTGGTACGCCGATGTCGTCACGCGGGCGCACGCTGGAGGCGCGCGCATCGCCCTGGACACCTCGGGGCGTGCGCTGCTCGAAGCGCTGCGCGCGCGGCCCGACGTGGTGAAGCCGAACGCCGAGGAGCTTGCGGAAGCCGTTGCGCGCCCCCTCGCGACCGTGGGCGACGCGCTGAAGGCGGCCGAGGAGTTGCGCGGCATGGGCGCACGCGCCGTGCTCGCGAGCCTGGGCGCCGACGGACAGCTCCTCGTGGAGGACACGGGCGCCTGGTTCGCCCGGGCGCACGTGGAAACCGTCCGCAGCAACGTCGGCGCCGGCGACTCCTCCCTCGCCGGCTTCCTGATCGCCGGCGGCAGTGGCCCCGAGGCCCTCGCCTCCGCCGTCGCCCACGGCGCCGCCGCCGTCCAGCTCCCCGGCAGCGTGATGCCGACCCCCGCCGACCTGGACCCGACGGCGGTGACCGTCACGGCCGAGATCCCCCTCGACCGCGAACTGACGGAGCCGGTGTCATGA